In Cryptomeria japonica chromosome 10, Sugi_1.0, whole genome shotgun sequence, a genomic segment contains:
- the LOC131858739 gene encoding uncharacterized protein LOC131858739 — translation MNPPSSHSAVDESCCCRLFKAMGKFCGCYPSSGINDTNPTEQIVLLKSFIQDKLRAIKTPSEASIMGIQLGTVSSGIDIGGQIVDTISKQAEKLKKEVMYKC, via the exons ATGAACCCTCCTTCATCTCACTCTGCCGTGGACGAGTCATGCTGTTGCAGGCTATTTAAGGCAATGGGTAAGTTTTGTGGATGTTATCCTTCGTCTGGCATTAATGACACCAATCCAACTGAACAAATAGTTCTGCTTAAAAGTTTCATTCAAGACAAGCTACGAGCAATCAAG ACCCCATCAGAGGCCTCAATAATGGGCATTCAGCTCGGGACTGTGTCATCTGGCATAGACATTGGTGGTCAGATAGTGGATACAATTTCAAAGCAAGCGGAAAAATTGAAGAAGGAGGTAATGTATAAATGTTAA